One Cervus elaphus chromosome 27, mCerEla1.1, whole genome shotgun sequence genomic region harbors:
- the TXNL1 gene encoding thioredoxin-like protein 1 isoform X2: MVGVKPVGSDPDFQPELSGAGSRLAVVKFTMRGCGPCLRIAPAFSSMSNKYPQAVFLEVDVHQCQGTAATNNISATPTFLFFRNKVRIDQYQGADAVGLEEKIKQHLENDPGSNEDTDIPKGYGFLHEEVLQAQQSGCLTMDLMPFINKAGCECLNESDEHGFDNCLRKDMTFLESDCDEQLLITVAFNQPVKLYSMKFQGPDNGQGPKYVKIFINLPRSMDFEEAERSEPTQALELTEDDIKEDGIVPLRYVKFQNVNSVTIFVQSNQGEEETTRISYFTFIGTPVQATNMNDFKRVVGKKGESH, translated from the exons ATGGTGGGCGTGAAGCCGGTCGGGAGTGACCCGGATTTCCAGCCGGAGCTGAGCGGCGCGGGCTCCAGACTCGCCGTGGTCAAGTTCACCATGCGGGG GTGCGGACCGTGTTTAAGGATTGCCCCAGCATTCAGTTCTATGAGTAATAAGTATCCACAGGCAGTTTTCTTGGAAGTAGATGTACATCAGTGTCAG GGAACAGCTGCCACCAACAATATATCAGCAACacctacatttctgttttttcgaAACAAAGTGAGAATTGATCAGTATCAAGGAGCCGATGCTGTGGGACTAGAGGAAAAAATCAAGCAGCACTTAGAGAACGACCCTGGGAGCAACGAGGACACCGATATTCCGAAAGGCTAT GGATTTTTGCATGAAGAAGTCTTACAGGCACAACAGTCTGGCTGCTTAACT ATGGATTTAATGCCTTTTATTAACAAAGCTGGCTGTGAATGTCTTAATGAAAGTGATGAGCATGGATTTGACAACTGTTTACGAAAAGACATGACCTTCTTGGAATCTGATTGTGATGAACAG CTTCTTATTACTGTGGCATTCAATCAGCCTGTTAAGCTTTATTCAATGAAATTTCAAGGGCCAGATAATG GTCAGGGTCCTAAATACGTAAAAATTTTTATCAATCTACCACGATCTATGGATTTTGAAGAGGCAGAAAGAAGTGAGCCAACTCAAGCTCTGGAACTAACAGAGGATGATATTAAAGAAGATGGTATTGTCCCTCTTCGTTACGTTAAGTTTCAGAACGTTAACAGTGTAACT ATATTTGTTCAGTCCAATCAAGGTGAAGAAGAAACAACAAGaatttcatattttacttttattgggACTCCAGTCCAGGCAACAAATATGAATGACTTCAAACGA GTAGTTGGCAAAAAAGGAGAAAGCCACTAA
- the TXNL1 gene encoding thioredoxin-like protein 1 isoform X5, whose product MVGVKPVGSDPDFQPELSGAGSRLAVVKFTMRGCGPCLRIAPAFSSMSNKYPQAVFLEVDVHQCQGTAATNNISATPTFLFFRNKVRIDQYQGADAVGLEEKIKQHLENDPGSNEDTDIPKGYMDLMPFINKAGCECLNESDEHGFDNCLRKDMTFLESDCDEQLLITVAFNQPVKLYSMKFQGPDNGQGPKYVKIFINLPRSMDFEEAERSEPTQALELTEDDIKEDGIVPLRYVKFQNVNSVTIFVQSNQGEEETTRISYFTFIGTPVQATNMNDFKRVVGKKGESH is encoded by the exons ATGGTGGGCGTGAAGCCGGTCGGGAGTGACCCGGATTTCCAGCCGGAGCTGAGCGGCGCGGGCTCCAGACTCGCCGTGGTCAAGTTCACCATGCGGGG GTGCGGACCGTGTTTAAGGATTGCCCCAGCATTCAGTTCTATGAGTAATAAGTATCCACAGGCAGTTTTCTTGGAAGTAGATGTACATCAGTGTCAG GGAACAGCTGCCACCAACAATATATCAGCAACacctacatttctgttttttcgaAACAAAGTGAGAATTGATCAGTATCAAGGAGCCGATGCTGTGGGACTAGAGGAAAAAATCAAGCAGCACTTAGAGAACGACCCTGGGAGCAACGAGGACACCGATATTCCGAAAGGCTAT ATGGATTTAATGCCTTTTATTAACAAAGCTGGCTGTGAATGTCTTAATGAAAGTGATGAGCATGGATTTGACAACTGTTTACGAAAAGACATGACCTTCTTGGAATCTGATTGTGATGAACAG CTTCTTATTACTGTGGCATTCAATCAGCCTGTTAAGCTTTATTCAATGAAATTTCAAGGGCCAGATAATG GTCAGGGTCCTAAATACGTAAAAATTTTTATCAATCTACCACGATCTATGGATTTTGAAGAGGCAGAAAGAAGTGAGCCAACTCAAGCTCTGGAACTAACAGAGGATGATATTAAAGAAGATGGTATTGTCCCTCTTCGTTACGTTAAGTTTCAGAACGTTAACAGTGTAACT ATATTTGTTCAGTCCAATCAAGGTGAAGAAGAAACAACAAGaatttcatattttacttttattgggACTCCAGTCCAGGCAACAAATATGAATGACTTCAAACGA GTAGTTGGCAAAAAAGGAGAAAGCCACTAA
- the TXNL1 gene encoding thioredoxin-like protein 1 isoform X1, producing the protein MVGVKPVGSDPDFQPELSGAGSRLAVVKFTMRGCGPCLRIAPAFSSMSNKYPQAVFLEVDVHQCQGTAATNNISATPTFLFFRNKVRIDQYQGADAVGLEEKIKQHLENDPGSNEDTDIPKGYGFLHEEVLQAQQSGCLTMDLMPFINKAGCECLNESDEHGFDNCLRKDMTFLESDCDEQLLITVAFNQPVKLYSMKFQGPDNGQGPKYVKIFINLPRSMDFEEAERSEPTQALELTEDDIKEDGIVPLRYVKFQNVNSVTIFVQSNQGEEETTRISYFTFIGTPVQATNMNDFKRRIHIGKLRVISL; encoded by the exons ATGGTGGGCGTGAAGCCGGTCGGGAGTGACCCGGATTTCCAGCCGGAGCTGAGCGGCGCGGGCTCCAGACTCGCCGTGGTCAAGTTCACCATGCGGGG GTGCGGACCGTGTTTAAGGATTGCCCCAGCATTCAGTTCTATGAGTAATAAGTATCCACAGGCAGTTTTCTTGGAAGTAGATGTACATCAGTGTCAG GGAACAGCTGCCACCAACAATATATCAGCAACacctacatttctgttttttcgaAACAAAGTGAGAATTGATCAGTATCAAGGAGCCGATGCTGTGGGACTAGAGGAAAAAATCAAGCAGCACTTAGAGAACGACCCTGGGAGCAACGAGGACACCGATATTCCGAAAGGCTAT GGATTTTTGCATGAAGAAGTCTTACAGGCACAACAGTCTGGCTGCTTAACT ATGGATTTAATGCCTTTTATTAACAAAGCTGGCTGTGAATGTCTTAATGAAAGTGATGAGCATGGATTTGACAACTGTTTACGAAAAGACATGACCTTCTTGGAATCTGATTGTGATGAACAG CTTCTTATTACTGTGGCATTCAATCAGCCTGTTAAGCTTTATTCAATGAAATTTCAAGGGCCAGATAATG GTCAGGGTCCTAAATACGTAAAAATTTTTATCAATCTACCACGATCTATGGATTTTGAAGAGGCAGAAAGAAGTGAGCCAACTCAAGCTCTGGAACTAACAGAGGATGATATTAAAGAAGATGGTATTGTCCCTCTTCGTTACGTTAAGTTTCAGAACGTTAACAGTGTAACT ATATTTGTTCAGTCCAATCAAGGTGAAGAAGAAACAACAAGaatttcatattttacttttattgggACTCCAGTCCAGGCAACAAATATGAATGACTTCAAACGA aGAATACACATTGGCAAGTTGAGAGTTATCAGCCTGTGA
- the TXNL1 gene encoding thioredoxin-like protein 1 isoform X4: MVGVKPVGSDPDFQPELSGAGSRLAVVKFTMRGCGPCLRIAPAFSSMSNKYPQAVFLEVDVHQCQGTAATNNISATPTFLFFRNKVRIDQYQGADAVGLEEKIKQHLENDPGSNEDTDIPKGYMDLMPFINKAGCECLNESDEHGFDNCLRKDMTFLESDCDEQLLITVAFNQPVKLYSMKFQGPDNGQGPKYVKIFINLPRSMDFEEAERSEPTQALELTEDDIKEDGIVPLRYVKFQNVNSVTIFVQSNQGEEETTRISYFTFIGTPVQATNMNDFKRRIHIGKLRVISL; the protein is encoded by the exons ATGGTGGGCGTGAAGCCGGTCGGGAGTGACCCGGATTTCCAGCCGGAGCTGAGCGGCGCGGGCTCCAGACTCGCCGTGGTCAAGTTCACCATGCGGGG GTGCGGACCGTGTTTAAGGATTGCCCCAGCATTCAGTTCTATGAGTAATAAGTATCCACAGGCAGTTTTCTTGGAAGTAGATGTACATCAGTGTCAG GGAACAGCTGCCACCAACAATATATCAGCAACacctacatttctgttttttcgaAACAAAGTGAGAATTGATCAGTATCAAGGAGCCGATGCTGTGGGACTAGAGGAAAAAATCAAGCAGCACTTAGAGAACGACCCTGGGAGCAACGAGGACACCGATATTCCGAAAGGCTAT ATGGATTTAATGCCTTTTATTAACAAAGCTGGCTGTGAATGTCTTAATGAAAGTGATGAGCATGGATTTGACAACTGTTTACGAAAAGACATGACCTTCTTGGAATCTGATTGTGATGAACAG CTTCTTATTACTGTGGCATTCAATCAGCCTGTTAAGCTTTATTCAATGAAATTTCAAGGGCCAGATAATG GTCAGGGTCCTAAATACGTAAAAATTTTTATCAATCTACCACGATCTATGGATTTTGAAGAGGCAGAAAGAAGTGAGCCAACTCAAGCTCTGGAACTAACAGAGGATGATATTAAAGAAGATGGTATTGTCCCTCTTCGTTACGTTAAGTTTCAGAACGTTAACAGTGTAACT ATATTTGTTCAGTCCAATCAAGGTGAAGAAGAAACAACAAGaatttcatattttacttttattgggACTCCAGTCCAGGCAACAAATATGAATGACTTCAAACGA aGAATACACATTGGCAAGTTGAGAGTTATCAGCCTGTGA
- the TXNL1 gene encoding thioredoxin-like protein 1 isoform X3, which translates to MVGVKPVGSDPDFQPELSGAGSRLAVVKFTMRGCGPCLRIAPAFSSMSNKYPQAVFLEVDVHQCQGTAATNNISATPTFLFFRNKVRIDQYQGADAVGLEEKIKQHLENDPGSNEDTDIPKGYGFLHEEVLQAQQSGCLTMDLMPFINKAGCECLNESDEHGFDNCLRKDMTFLESDCDEQLLITVAFNQPVKLYSMKFQGPDNGQGPKYVKIFINLPRSMDFEEAERSEPTQALELTEDDIKEDGIVPLRYVKFQNVNSVTIFVQSNQGEEETTRISYFTFIGTPVQATNMNDFKRLF; encoded by the exons ATGGTGGGCGTGAAGCCGGTCGGGAGTGACCCGGATTTCCAGCCGGAGCTGAGCGGCGCGGGCTCCAGACTCGCCGTGGTCAAGTTCACCATGCGGGG GTGCGGACCGTGTTTAAGGATTGCCCCAGCATTCAGTTCTATGAGTAATAAGTATCCACAGGCAGTTTTCTTGGAAGTAGATGTACATCAGTGTCAG GGAACAGCTGCCACCAACAATATATCAGCAACacctacatttctgttttttcgaAACAAAGTGAGAATTGATCAGTATCAAGGAGCCGATGCTGTGGGACTAGAGGAAAAAATCAAGCAGCACTTAGAGAACGACCCTGGGAGCAACGAGGACACCGATATTCCGAAAGGCTAT GGATTTTTGCATGAAGAAGTCTTACAGGCACAACAGTCTGGCTGCTTAACT ATGGATTTAATGCCTTTTATTAACAAAGCTGGCTGTGAATGTCTTAATGAAAGTGATGAGCATGGATTTGACAACTGTTTACGAAAAGACATGACCTTCTTGGAATCTGATTGTGATGAACAG CTTCTTATTACTGTGGCATTCAATCAGCCTGTTAAGCTTTATTCAATGAAATTTCAAGGGCCAGATAATG GTCAGGGTCCTAAATACGTAAAAATTTTTATCAATCTACCACGATCTATGGATTTTGAAGAGGCAGAAAGAAGTGAGCCAACTCAAGCTCTGGAACTAACAGAGGATGATATTAAAGAAGATGGTATTGTCCCTCTTCGTTACGTTAAGTTTCAGAACGTTAACAGTGTAACT ATATTTGTTCAGTCCAATCAAGGTGAAGAAGAAACAACAAGaatttcatattttacttttattgggACTCCAGTCCAGGCAACAAATATGAATGACTTCAAACGA cttttttaa